The following coding sequences are from one Mytilus trossulus isolate FHL-02 chromosome 8, PNRI_Mtr1.1.1.hap1, whole genome shotgun sequence window:
- the LOC134681588 gene encoding heavy metal-binding protein HIP-like: protein MVLRRILYLIFVITIMKYGKGQNSDNSSAEIPLLDNLNMPLVALFDTTKLNEVLKIAIQKTVEDTMNEMIPRIKQAVIDDIGYEPEREKERPAFTASLTYHKNLANNEVVIFDKVWLNMGGVYSRDTGVFTAPKTGLYSISTTVMSHSGSFLHCDLWKDNEKMVLAFGNDLSTGTLNVVMLLMMNDTVYVKHGSSSKEKIFGDQRSTFSGYLITE, encoded by the exons ATGGTATTAAGAAGGATTTTGTATctgatttttgttataacaattatgaaataCGGGAAAGGACAAAATAGTGACAACTCTTCTGCCGAGATACCACTTCTGGACAATCTAAATATGCCTTTAGTTGCTCTGTTCGATACAACGAAACTTAACGAGGTTTTGAAGATCGCTATACAGAAGACAGTAGAAGATACCATGAACGAGATGATTCCTCGGATAAAACAGGCTGTCATTGACGACATTGGATACG AACCTGAAAGAGAAAAGGAAAGGCCAGCTTTTACAGCATCGCTTACATACCACAAGAATCTTGCTAATAATGAAGTTGTGATATTTGACAAAGTATGGTTAAACATGGGTGGAGTCTACAGTCGGGACACAGGAGTTTTTACTGCTCCTAAAACGGGACTCTACTCTATTTCAACAACGGTTATGTCTCATTCTGGGAGCTTCTTACACTGCGATCTGTGGAAGGATAATGAGAAAATGGTCCTGGCTTTCGGTAATGATTTATCGACTGGGACTTTAAATGTTGTGATGTTATTGATGATGAATGACACGGTCTATGTTAAACATGGCTCTTCAAGTAAGGAAAAGATTTTTGGTGACCAAAGGTCTACATTTTCTGGATACCTTATTACTGagtaa